Proteins co-encoded in one Spirosoma endbachense genomic window:
- a CDS encoding glycoside hydrolase family 26 protein: MKCTISIFLNLSFALLGSFLDVSNLYAQMARKPVDSQATKETQALYANLHRLAKKHILFGHQSATEYGHGWYGDTNRSDVKSVSGSHPAVIGVDFSGLSGRPPQAIEQAKQSLRRQITDTYNRGGISTVAWHFSNPASAGGFYWKDSVSVPAVPLLTPGGSHHQQYKQILQTLGDFTNSLRGADGMPIPLIFRPYHELDGGWFWWGKPHCTPDDMKALWRFTVSYLRDSLHVHNMLYAFSPDCTFKTEAEYLERYPGNEWVDMVGIDDYADFGRDGRYNVAAGVKKLKIVSDYARRWGKLAAFTETGLESIPDTTWWTTTLLKSLKSEKLTLSYVLVWRNDAKSKTHFYAPFPGQSSVPDFMRFYHDPYTLFEADLPKMYKRKWLGLF; encoded by the coding sequence ATGAAGTGTACGATTAGTATCTTTTTGAACCTATCCTTTGCGCTGTTAGGCAGCTTCCTGGACGTAAGCAATCTTTATGCACAAATGGCTCGTAAACCCGTTGACTCCCAGGCGACCAAGGAAACCCAAGCTCTCTATGCCAATTTGCATCGGCTAGCCAAAAAACATATCTTATTCGGTCATCAGAGTGCCACGGAGTATGGGCATGGTTGGTACGGAGACACCAATCGGTCAGACGTAAAATCGGTGAGTGGTTCCCATCCGGCCGTAATCGGGGTTGATTTCAGTGGACTGTCGGGTCGACCACCGCAGGCGATTGAACAGGCAAAACAATCGCTACGTCGGCAGATTACGGATACCTACAACCGGGGGGGTATCTCGACGGTCGCCTGGCATTTTTCCAATCCGGCTTCGGCCGGAGGGTTTTACTGGAAGGATTCGGTGTCGGTTCCAGCCGTGCCCCTGCTGACTCCAGGAGGTTCCCATCACCAGCAATACAAACAGATTTTACAAACCCTTGGCGATTTTACGAACTCGCTACGCGGAGCCGATGGAATGCCGATTCCTCTGATTTTTCGCCCCTACCACGAACTGGATGGCGGGTGGTTTTGGTGGGGGAAACCGCATTGCACTCCGGATGACATGAAGGCGTTGTGGCGATTTACGGTTTCCTATTTACGCGATAGCCTGCACGTTCACAACATGTTATACGCGTTTTCGCCAGATTGCACCTTCAAAACAGAAGCCGAATACCTGGAGCGGTATCCGGGCAATGAGTGGGTCGATATGGTCGGTATCGATGATTATGCCGACTTCGGTCGGGATGGGCGTTACAACGTAGCAGCCGGCGTAAAAAAACTGAAGATCGTCTCCGATTATGCGCGACGCTGGGGAAAATTAGCGGCCTTTACCGAAACAGGTTTAGAGTCTATTCCCGACACAACCTGGTGGACCACTACGTTACTAAAGTCCCTGAAATCTGAAAAATTAACCTTGTCCTACGTACTGGTCTGGCGGAACGATGCCAAAAGCAAAACTCATTTTTACGCCCCTTTTCCGGGTCAATCCAGCGTACCCGATTTTATGCGCTTCTATCATGACCCGTATACATTGTTTGAAGCTGATTTGCCAAAGATGTATAAGCGAAAATGGCTGGGCTTGTTTTAA